In Arcobacter sp. F2176, a single window of DNA contains:
- a CDS encoding replication-associated recombination protein A, producing MTNLSSILRPNTLQDFVGQDHIISKNKVLYKLIIKGEIPHLFFYGKPGTGKTTLAKIIAKTINTDYFYFNATSLKIEDLRKVFSKYDNSLIKPIVFIDEVHRLSKNQQEVLLPIMESYQAIIIGASTENPFFTLTSAIRSRSFLFEFLPHSREDLTKILEVAQIKLDTKLNDETKEYLINSSSGDARAMLNLLEFAFKVDTSVSCETLKELRQNVIGDGVSSSNTHYDLASAMIKSIRGSDVDAALYYLSRLIEGGESVEFITRRLVIHASEDIGNANPNALNLAVSTMLATSKIGYPESKIILSQCIIYLTSSPKSNSAYEAINKGISEVKNGKILDIPKNIDSFHKDYLYPHNFGGYVEQKYLSEPLSLYESKGIGFEKTLDDWIKKIKDK from the coding sequence ATGACTAATCTAAGTTCTATTCTTCGTCCAAATACTCTTCAAGACTTTGTAGGACAAGATCATATAATATCAAAAAATAAAGTCTTATATAAACTAATCATAAAAGGTGAGATTCCTCACCTTTTTTTTTATGGTAAACCTGGAACTGGAAAAACTACTTTAGCAAAGATTATCGCAAAAACTATCAACACAGATTACTTCTATTTCAATGCAACATCTTTAAAAATTGAAGACTTAAGAAAAGTATTTAGTAAATATGATAATAGTCTTATTAAACCAATTGTATTTATAGATGAAGTACATAGATTATCAAAAAATCAACAAGAAGTCTTACTTCCAATTATGGAAAGTTATCAAGCAATAATTATAGGAGCTAGTACAGAAAACCCATTTTTCACTTTAACAAGTGCAATAAGATCCAGAAGTTTCTTATTTGAATTTTTACCTCACTCAAGAGAAGATTTAACAAAAATATTAGAAGTTGCACAAATAAAACTAGATACAAAACTTAATGATGAAACAAAAGAGTATTTAATAAATAGTTCATCAGGTGATGCAAGAGCTATGCTAAATCTCCTTGAATTTGCTTTTAAAGTTGATACTAGTGTTTCATGTGAAACATTAAAGGAATTAAGACAGAATGTAATAGGAGATGGAGTATCATCTTCAAATACACATTATGACTTAGCAAGTGCAATGATTAAATCAATTCGTGGTTCAGATGTTGATGCAGCGCTTTATTATCTATCACGACTAATAGAGGGTGGAGAAAGTGTAGAGTTCATCACAAGGAGATTGGTCATACATGCCAGTGAAGATATTGGAAATGCAAATCCAAATGCACTCAATCTTGCTGTTAGCACTATGCTTGCAACTTCAAAAATTGGTTATCCAGAAAGTAAAATTATATTATCTCAATGCATTATTTATTTAACTTCATCCCCAAAATCAAATTCAGCATATGAAGCAATAAATAAAGGAATAAGTGAAGTTAAAAATGGTAAAATCTTAGATATACCAAAAAATATAGACTCTTTTCACAAAGATTATTTGTATCCCCATAACTTTGGTGGTTATGTTGAACAAAAGTATTTAAGTGAACCTTTGAGCTTATATGAATCAAAAGGTATAGGTTTTGAAAAAACCCTTGATGATTGGATAAAAAAAATAAAGGATAAGTAA
- a CDS encoding SIS domain-containing protein — protein sequence MNYNEIAKEVLLTEAKELERASRDNSFDMNAAVELVYNTKGKLIVTGVGKSGLVGTKIAATLASTGTSSFFLHPTEAMHGDLGMIGKDDTVLAISYSGESEELIQILPHLKRFDIPMIAMAKNPNSTLAKYADIFFDINVTKEACPLDTAPTSSTTLTMAMGDALAVCLMKKRNFQKSDFASFHPGGSLGKKLFIKVSDLIRTEELPIVSRGTLLKDAIIKMSEGRLGNVIITDDDKVIGVLSDGDLRRALMNDNFSLECKVEEIATINPKVLNNKDLLASDALKIIEDYKIQLLVVVDDSNKLVGVLHIHDLIEAGIK from the coding sequence ATGAATTATAACGAGATTGCAAAAGAGGTTTTACTAACTGAAGCGAAGGAGTTAGAAAGAGCCTCTAGGGATAATTCTTTTGATATGAATGCTGCAGTTGAACTTGTTTATAATACAAAAGGCAAACTAATAGTTACAGGTGTTGGAAAATCTGGATTAGTTGGTACAAAAATAGCTGCAACACTAGCAAGCACAGGAACTAGTTCTTTTTTCTTACATCCTACAGAAGCTATGCATGGTGATTTAGGAATGATTGGCAAAGATGATACAGTTTTAGCTATATCATACTCTGGGGAGAGTGAAGAATTAATTCAAATTCTTCCTCATCTAAAAAGATTTGATATACCAATGATTGCTATGGCAAAAAATCCAAACTCTACTTTAGCTAAATATGCTGACATATTTTTTGATATAAATGTTACAAAAGAGGCTTGTCCATTAGACACAGCTCCAACTTCTTCTACAACTTTAACAATGGCTATGGGTGATGCATTAGCTGTTTGTTTGATGAAAAAAAGAAATTTTCAAAAAAGTGATTTTGCTTCATTTCACCCAGGTGGAAGTTTAGGAAAAAAACTATTTATTAAAGTTTCTGATTTAATTAGAACAGAAGAATTACCAATTGTTTCACGTGGAACTCTTTTAAAAGATGCTATTATAAAAATGAGTGAAGGTAGACTTGGAAATGTTATAATTACAGATGATGATAAAGTCATTGGTGTATTAAGTGATGGAGATTTAAGAAGAGCTTTAATGAATGATAATTTTTCATTAGAGTGTAAAGTTGAAGAAATCGCAACTATAAATCCAAAAGTTTTAAACAATAAAGATTTATTGGCTAGCGATGCATTGAAAATTATAGAAGATTATAAGATACAACTTTTAGTTGTTGTTGATGATAGTAATAAACTTGTTGGTGTATTACATATTCATGATTTAATAGAAGCAGGAATAAAGTAG
- a CDS encoding PhoH family protein, producing MHNDNFDKYYVLDTNILLEDANNIFKLSDDNKNLIILPETVLDEIDAKKSGFDEINFQAREFARILENSTILFTKSEDDFKIVRLRIDNESPISIDVISKLEYQFVTKTTAPNIANDRRILEIAKFTTKFYNKNSTFLSMDIMARTRAISLDIKAESLIGSNKDEFIHEFIKTIQIKFEDLETIENRDIKELDNEYKVSNFSYCFKVKGSDQVVLASIQNEKIRVLNEDEVRNQIIAPLNKEQLFFSNAIIQHYFNVLIIEAKAGSGKTLLALSGALKLVKNKQYQRIIYIRNSIESLDKGEDVGYLPGLEEKFKIYNHPLMDSIDHIVRSEYKKRRATKSKEEQEIDEQELKTRVDQMVQNYFIETMWVGEMRGRTLSNAFVIIDEAQNMSNKTMQMVLSRIDNTCKVVILGSNKQIDNFYVNKYTNSLTTLLKSTKTESSLVNIFAIELQKVLRGPITEWAENIFSTKNK from the coding sequence ATGCATAATGACAACTTTGATAAATATTATGTACTTGATACAAATATATTATTAGAAGATGCAAATAATATATTTAAATTATCTGATGATAATAAAAATCTTATTATCCTTCCTGAAACAGTTTTGGACGAAATTGATGCTAAAAAAAGTGGTTTTGACGAGATAAATTTTCAAGCTAGAGAGTTTGCAAGAATCTTAGAAAACTCAACTATTCTTTTTACAAAAAGTGAAGATGACTTCAAAATTGTAAGATTAAGAATAGATAACGAATCTCCTATTTCTATAGATGTAATTTCAAAACTTGAATATCAATTTGTTACAAAAACAACAGCTCCTAATATTGCAAATGATAGAAGAATATTAGAAATAGCAAAGTTTACTACAAAATTTTATAATAAAAATTCAACATTTCTCTCTATGGATATCATGGCAAGAACTAGAGCAATATCTTTAGATATAAAAGCTGAATCATTAATTGGTTCAAATAAAGATGAATTTATTCATGAATTTATAAAAACTATTCAAATAAAATTTGAAGATTTAGAGACTATAGAAAATAGAGATATCAAAGAACTTGATAATGAATATAAAGTTTCAAATTTCTCTTATTGCTTTAAAGTTAAAGGTTCAGATCAAGTTGTACTTGCATCAATTCAAAATGAAAAGATAAGAGTATTAAATGAAGATGAAGTAAGAAATCAAATAATAGCTCCATTAAATAAAGAGCAACTATTTTTTTCAAATGCAATTATTCAACACTACTTTAATGTTTTAATTATAGAAGCCAAAGCTGGTTCTGGTAAAACACTTTTAGCATTAAGTGGAGCATTAAAATTAGTAAAAAATAAACAATACCAAAGAATCATCTATATAAGAAATTCAATTGAATCATTAGACAAAGGTGAAGATGTCGGATACTTACCCGGACTTGAAGAAAAGTTCAAAATTTACAATCATCCACTAATGGATAGTATTGATCATATAGTTCGTTCTGAATACAAAAAAAGAAGAGCAACTAAAAGTAAAGAAGAGCAAGAAATAGATGAGCAAGAACTAAAAACTAGAGTTGATCAAATGGTACAAAACTATTTTATTGAAACTATGTGGGTAGGAGAAATGAGAGGAAGAACATTATCAAATGCATTTGTAATTATTGATGAAGCACAAAACATGTCAAATAAAACAATGCAAATGGTTCTTTCAAGAATAGACAATACTTGCAAAGTTGTAATACTTGGAAGTAACAAACAAATAGATAACTTTTATGTAAATAAATACACCAACTCACTAACTACACTTTTAAAGTCTACAAAAACAGAATCTTCATTAGTAAATATATTTGCTATTGAGTTACAAAAAGTACTTAGAGGTCCTATTACTGAATGGGCTGAAAACATATTTTCTACTAAAAATAAATAA
- a CDS encoding D-2-hydroxyacid dehydrogenase, with protein MKVVILDRSTLGSDMDLSVLNQFGELVCYDYTNEEETIARLKDCDIAITNKVLITKEVIDATELKLICISATGMNNVDVEYAKHKGIEVKNVAGYSTSSVAQLTISFALNFIQKMDYYSSYVKDGNWHKSKIFTHIDNPFMELDGKTWGVIGLGNIGEKVAQIASAFGCNIKYYSTSGMNYNANYDATNLTTLISESDIISIHSPLNEKTKDLLNYENMKLLKNDAIVINVARGGIINEYDIVKILKEKNIYFAIDTVTTEPIEEDSPLNEVLENDNVIITPHIAWSSIESRKKLIEGIYNNIKGFIDE; from the coding sequence ATGAAAGTTGTAATTTTAGATAGATCTACTTTAGGTTCAGATATGGACTTAAGTGTTTTAAATCAATTTGGGGAACTCGTTTGCTACGATTACACAAATGAAGAAGAAACAATAGCACGATTGAAGGATTGTGATATTGCAATTACCAATAAAGTTCTTATAACAAAAGAAGTTATTGATGCTACTGAGTTAAAATTGATTTGCATAAGTGCAACTGGTATGAATAATGTTGATGTAGAGTACGCTAAACATAAAGGTATAGAAGTTAAAAATGTAGCTGGGTATTCAACGTCAAGTGTTGCACAATTAACAATATCTTTTGCACTTAACTTTATACAAAAAATGGATTATTATTCTTCTTATGTAAAAGATGGTAATTGGCATAAATCAAAGATTTTTACTCATATAGATAACCCATTCATGGAACTTGATGGAAAAACTTGGGGAGTTATTGGTTTAGGAAATATTGGTGAAAAAGTCGCACAGATTGCAAGTGCATTTGGCTGTAACATAAAATATTACTCAACTTCTGGTATGAATTATAATGCGAATTATGATGCAACTAATCTCACAACATTAATATCAGAATCAGATATTATTTCAATTCACTCACCATTAAATGAAAAAACAAAAGATTTGTTAAACTATGAAAACATGAAATTATTAAAAAATGATGCAATTGTTATAAATGTTGCCCGTGGTGGAATAATAAATGAATATGACATAGTAAAAATATTAAAGGAAAAAAATATTTACTTTGCAATAGATACGGTTACAACTGAACCAATAGAAGAAGATTCTCCTCTTAATGAAGTTCTTGAAAATGATAATGTAATTATTACACCACATATTGCTTGGTCTTCTATTGAATCAAGAAAAAAACTTATAGAAGGTATTTATAA
- the hemJ gene encoding protoporphyrinogen oxidase HemJ, protein MEYYSWILAFHVISVLSWMAMLFYLPRLFVYHVENSEKKDFVDVVKIQEYKIYKYIGMPAMWTTIISGAAMIYLAPELFKSGPWLHAKLTVVFLLIMYSFSLEYFRKQLEENKCKRSGKFFRAYNEIPTLLSILIVTYVIVKVVSITFTLAMILLFSFIIYMIMKPKRVKNA, encoded by the coding sequence TTGGAATATTATAGTTGGATATTGGCGTTTCATGTTATATCAGTTTTGTCTTGGATGGCAATGTTGTTTTATCTACCTAGGCTTTTTGTTTACCATGTTGAAAACAGTGAAAAAAAAGATTTTGTTGATGTAGTAAAAATTCAAGAATATAAAATATATAAATATATTGGTATGCCAGCAATGTGGACAACTATTATAAGTGGTGCTGCAATGATATATTTAGCTCCAGAACTTTTTAAATCAGGTCCTTGGTTACATGCTAAATTAACTGTCGTATTTTTACTTATTATGTACTCATTTTCTTTAGAGTATTTTAGAAAACAATTAGAAGAAAACAAGTGTAAAAGAAGTGGTAAATTTTTTAGAGCTTACAATGAAATACCAACTTTATTATCAATACTAATTGTAACTTATGTAATTGTAAAAGTTGTTTCAATTACATTTACACTAGCTATGATACTTTTATTTTCATTTATAATTTATATGATAATGAAACCAAAAAGAGTAAAAAATGCATAA
- a CDS encoding pseudouridine synthase — protein MKNQTETKEDNTRLNKFISHNSKYSRREADAIIAEGRVKVNKKTITDLSTKVLDSDIVAIDNKPIKFEKNKMYTVLVYNKPKGELVTKNDPQGRRIIFDTLGAKYKHFLPIGRLDYASEGVLLLTDSVDVANGLMHSDLQRVYKIKVSGPINKQVEDAMLHGLELEDATKGAWKDSKVKSMNFAPFLGYKIDSVKDTFSKLKVAITEGKNRELRRFFAHFGLDVMDLKRVEYGGISLNNLPTGKSRYLTREEYKNLKDYLHSKDND, from the coding sequence ATGAAAAATCAAACAGAAACAAAAGAAGACAATACGAGATTAAACAAATTTATATCACACAATAGTAAATACTCAAGAAGAGAAGCTGATGCAATTATTGCAGAAGGTAGAGTAAAAGTTAATAAGAAAACAATTACTGATTTATCTACAAAAGTATTAGATAGTGATATTGTTGCAATTGATAATAAACCTATCAAATTTGAAAAAAACAAGATGTATACTGTTCTAGTTTATAACAAACCAAAGGGTGAACTTGTAACTAAAAATGATCCCCAAGGTAGAAGAATCATATTCGACACTCTAGGAGCTAAATATAAGCACTTTTTACCTATAGGTAGACTTGACTATGCAAGTGAGGGAGTTTTGCTTCTCACGGACAGCGTAGACGTTGCAAATGGGCTTATGCATTCTGACTTACAAAGAGTATATAAAATAAAAGTAAGTGGTCCTATAAATAAACAAGTTGAAGATGCTATGTTACATGGCCTTGAACTTGAAGATGCAACTAAAGGTGCTTGGAAAGATAGTAAAGTAAAATCAATGAACTTTGCACCTTTCTTAGGATATAAAATTGATTCGGTTAAAGATACTTTTTCTAAATTAAAAGTTGCAATTACAGAAGGTAAAAATAGAGAATTGAGAAGATTTTTTGCTCACTTTGGACTTGATGTAATGGATTTAAAAAGAGTTGAGTACGGTGGAATTAGTTTAAATAATTTACCCACTGGTAAAAGCAGATATCTTACAAGAGAAGAGTACAAAAACTTAAAAGATTATTTGCATTCAAAAGATAATGACTAA
- a CDS encoding ribonuclease J → MEENKTVQNDTQVVEKSAPEANNTTAKQETTGPSPKKPKPKRPINKRKKTVVPKMEDKSGEGWITDLRKAHVINERIHKERLNPHNKLNLSSTQKVRITPLGGLGEIGGNMMVIETEKSAIIVDVGMSFPDEDMHGVDILIPDFTYIREIKDKIAAVIITHGHEDHIGAMPYLFKEMQFPVYGTSLPLEMIGSKFDEHKMRQHRSYFHAIQKRTPIKIGDFEIEWMHITHSIIDASSLAITTDAGTIIHTGDFKIDHTPIDGFPSDLHRFAHYGEKGVLLLMSDSTNSHTPGFTKSESTVGPTFDTLFSKAKGRVIMSTFSSNTHRVAQAIEHGLKYGRKVCVIGRSMEKNLELAMALGYIKFPRDQFIEPHEVHKYDDNQILIVTTGSQGESMSALYRMSIHEHRHIKIKPGDQIILSAKAIPGNEASVSQIINHLLKAGAEVAYQNFSEIHVSGHAAQEEQKLMLRLVKPKFFMPIHGEYNHAVKHQQTGISCGVLERNTYIMSDGEQIEVTPKYLKKVKTVKSGKTYIDNQLNNKIADDIILDRQTMANEGVVMIVAQINENDRKLSDKTRVTSFGLVPDNQDRFFAKEIEDLLETFFTNAKEGIFKNNKYLEDEIRKVVRKHCVRKFKKYPMIVPTIFVY, encoded by the coding sequence ATGGAAGAAAACAAAACAGTACAGAATGATACTCAAGTTGTAGAAAAGAGTGCTCCAGAAGCAAATAACACTACTGCAAAACAAGAAACTACAGGACCTAGCCCTAAAAAGCCAAAACCAAAAAGACCAATTAATAAAAGAAAAAAGACTGTTGTTCCTAAAATGGAAGATAAATCAGGTGAAGGTTGGATAACAGACCTTAGAAAAGCGCATGTAATAAATGAAAGAATTCATAAAGAGAGATTAAATCCACATAATAAACTAAACCTTTCTAGTACTCAAAAAGTTAGAATTACTCCACTTGGAGGATTAGGTGAAATTGGTGGAAATATGATGGTAATTGAAACTGAGAAAAGTGCAATTATCGTTGATGTTGGTATGAGTTTCCCTGATGAAGATATGCATGGAGTTGATATTTTAATCCCTGATTTTACTTATATTAGAGAAATCAAAGATAAAATCGCAGCTGTTATTATTACTCACGGTCATGAAGATCATATTGGTGCTATGCCATATCTATTTAAAGAGATGCAATTTCCTGTTTATGGAACATCATTACCACTAGAAATGATTGGTTCAAAATTTGATGAACACAAGATGAGACAACATAGAAGTTATTTTCATGCGATTCAAAAAAGAACTCCTATTAAAATTGGTGATTTTGAAATTGAATGGATGCATATTACTCACTCAATTATTGATGCTTCATCTTTAGCTATTACTACTGATGCTGGTACAATTATTCATACCGGTGACTTTAAAATAGACCACACTCCAATTGATGGTTTCCCATCTGATTTACATAGATTTGCTCATTATGGTGAAAAAGGTGTTTTACTTTTAATGTCAGATTCTACTAACTCGCATACACCAGGATTTACAAAATCAGAATCAACAGTTGGTCCAACTTTTGATACTCTATTTTCAAAAGCAAAAGGTAGAGTTATCATGTCTACTTTCTCTTCGAATACACACAGAGTTGCACAAGCAATTGAACATGGATTAAAATATGGTAGAAAAGTATGTGTTATCGGAAGATCTATGGAGAAAAACTTAGAGTTAGCAATGGCATTAGGATATATCAAATTCCCAAGAGATCAATTTATTGAGCCACATGAAGTTCATAAATATGATGACAACCAAATTTTAATTGTAACAACTGGTTCTCAAGGTGAATCTATGAGTGCTCTTTATAGAATGTCAATACATGAACATAGACATATTAAAATTAAGCCAGGTGATCAAATTATACTTTCGGCTAAAGCAATTCCAGGAAATGAAGCAAGTGTTTCTCAAATCATTAATCATCTGTTAAAAGCTGGTGCTGAAGTTGCATATCAAAACTTCTCAGAAATACATGTTTCAGGACATGCTGCTCAAGAAGAACAAAAACTTATGCTAAGACTTGTTAAACCTAAGTTCTTTATGCCAATTCATGGTGAATATAACCATGCTGTTAAACACCAGCAAACAGGTATTTCATGTGGTGTTTTAGAGAGAAATACTTACATTATGAGTGATGGTGAACAAATAGAAGTTACTCCAAAATATCTTAAAAAAGTTAAAACTGTAAAAAGTGGTAAAACTTATATAGATAATCAACTTAACAATAAAATTGCAGATGACATTATTCTTGATAGACAAACAATGGCAAACGAAGGTGTTGTTATGATTGTTGCACAAATCAATGAAAATGATAGAAAACTTTCAGATAAAACTAGAGTTACATCATTTGGTTTAGTTCCAGATAATCAGGATAGATTCTTTGCAAAAGAGATTGAAGACTTATTAGAAACTTTCTTTACTAATGCAAAAGAAGGCATCTTTAAAAATAATAAATATTTGGAAGATGAGATTAGAAAAGTTGTGAGAAAACATTGTGTTAGAAAGTTCAAAAAATACCCTATGATTGTTCCTACTATTTTTGTTTATTAA